The genomic segment TGCCATCGAGATGAAGGTCGGACCCAGGCGCCTGTACGTCGTGCCCAAGCTCAAGGAGTTCCTCGAACGGATCGAGCTCGGGCAATCATGCGTGTTCGCCAAGCATTTCGTCTACGATCCCGCCGTTCACGTCTTCAAGCCCGAGGACCGCGAGATCGTCGACAAGCTCATCGTCGTTGCGCGTAGCGAGGCCGCCTACCGCGACGCCTTCCGCGCGGCGCCCGGCGGCACGGCCTTCGCGATGGACCGGCTGCTCATCCTGCCTCCGCTAGCCTGGGAGGACCTGCTGCCGCTGTTCGCGCGCGCCAACGTCCGATTCGAGTACGGCATGCGGACCGCCGACGTCGTCACCGTGACCGAGGAGCCGCTGCCCCTCGTCTTCGAGCTGGACAGCGCCGAGGACCTCGAAGGCTACCGGCTGGACATCCGGGGTCTGGAGAAGCTCGTCATCCTCGAAAACTACGGCTGCGTGCTGGCTGAGGGAACGCTCCACCGCACGGGCGATGCGACGATACGGCGGCTGGAGGAGCTCAAGCGAATGTTCGCCTACAAGCCGGCCAAGCAAGCGTTGATCGCGCCCGCCCAGATGGAGTCCTTCCTGGACCGCGTCGTCCCTTCGCTCAAGCGGATCGGGCGCGTCGACATCGCGCAGCCGATCGCGGACCGCATCGTCAGCCCGCCGCTCGCGGCGCGGCTCGATCTCGACTGGCTGAACGGCAGGCTGCTCGCCCGGCTCACTTACCGGTACGGCGACAAGGAGATCAACGCCCTGCAGGCGGACAGTCCGCTGCGGCGCGACGCCATCGACAATGACGCGATTCTCGTGCGCGACGTCGACACCGAGCATCGGATCATGGCCTTGATCGAGCGCGCTTCGTTCAAATATAACGGCAGTGAGCTGTATCTGGAGGAGGAGGACCTCATCTACCGGTTCCAGTACCGGCTGCTGCCCGAGCTCGAGCGGCTCGTCGAGGTGAGCGCGACGGCGCCGCTGCGGCGGCTCATCCAGGACCTGCCCCCTGCGCCGCGCATGACGATCGACTACGACGCGCATGCTTCCTGGCTGGAGGTGCGCTTCGACGTCGAGGGCATCGACGACGACGAGATCCGCGACATCCTGCGCAATCTGGTCGAAAAGAAGCCTTATTACCGCCTGTCCGGCGGCGGCCTGCTCTCGCTAGAGGACGCAAGCTATGCCGAGATCTCCCGGCTCATGGACGAAATGGGCATTCGCAAGTCCGAGATCAAGGGCGCGCGGCTCGATCTGGCGGCCGTGCGCGGCCTGCCGCTCATGGACGCGGACGTTCGCGGCGGCAGCGTCAGGCTCACGCGGGCGCTGCGCGAGCTGCTCGACAATATGCGCAATCCGGACAGTCTCGATTTCCCGATTCCGGACAGCTTGACGGCAACGCTGCGCGACTATCAAAAGTTCGGCTACCAGTGGATGCGCACGCTCGCGCACTACCGGTTCGGCGGCGTGCTCGCGGACGACATGGGCCTTGGCAAGACGCTTCAGGGGATCGCCTTCATCGCATCCGTCGTAGAGGAGATCCGTGCCTCCGGACGTCCCGCGCTGATCGTATCGCCGGCTTCACTTATCTTTAACTGGAAGCACGAGCTCTCCCGCTTCGCGCCCGGGCTCCGGGTCCGGATGGCGGCCGGCGACAAGCAGGAACGCTTGGGCACCCTCTCCGGCATGGAGGACGCCGACGTCGTGATCACCTCCTACCCGCTGCTGCGCCGCGACATGGAGCTGTACGGGGAGCTGAAGTTCTACTGTCTCTTCCTTGACGAAGCGCAGGCAATCAAGAACCACGCGACCCAGACCGCGCAGGCTGTAGGCCGCATTCAGGCGGGCATTCGCTTCGCGCTGACCGGCACGCCGATCGAGAATTCGCTCGACGAGCTGTGGTCGCTATACGACGCCGTTTTCCCCGACCTGTTCGGCAGCCGGCGCGAATTCGCCTCGCTCTCCCGCGAGCTCGTGGCGAAGCGCGTGCGTCCCTTCCTGCTGCGCCGGATGAAGCGCGACGTGCTCAAGGAGCTGCCGGACAAGATCGAGACGCTGCAGCATTCGGAGCTGACCGACGACCAGAAAAAGCTGTACGTCGCGTACCTCTCCAAGCTGCAAACCGAGACGCTGCAGCAGCTCGAGCACGAAGGCTTCCAGAAAAGCCGCATGCGCATTCTGGCCGGGCTCACGCGGCTTCGGCAGCTTTGCTGCCATCCCGCGCTGTTCGTCGAAGGCTATGACGGCAGCTCCGGCAAGCTCGACCAGCTGCTCGAGATCGTCGGGGACGCGCTGGACGCGGGCAAGCGAATCCTGCTGTTTTCACAGTTCACCTCCATGCTCGCCATCATCCGCGAGGAGCTGTCGCTTCGGAGCCTGCCCTGCTTCTATCTGGACGGCCAGACGCCGGCGGCAGAGCGCGTTGAATTGTGCCGCAGGTTTAACGAGGGCGAGAACGACATCTTCCTGATCTCGCTGCGCGCGGGCGGCACGGGCCTGAACCTGACCGGCGCAGACACGGTCATCCTGTACGACCTGTGGTGGAATCCCGCGGTCGAGCAGCAGGCGGCGGACCGGGCGCACCGGATCGGGCAAAAAAACGTCGTGCAGGTGATCAAGCTCGTCGCGGAAGGGACCATCGAGGAAAAGATGGTCGAGCTGCAGCAGCGCAAACGCGACCTCATCGCGGAGGTCATCCAGCCGGGCGAAGAGAGCCTCTCCGCCATGACCGAAGACGAGATTCGCGAGCTGCTGAACATTTAATCCAATATTTGTTGTCTCATATTGATTGCAAATCAAAACTTCGGGGTATAAAATTCATGAAATATTCGCCACTAACACTGGCGTAGTACATATCATCCTACTAAGGAGTGATTTTTCATGAAACAGCCCATGAAGAAGACCGCCGCGCTGCTGCTCGGCGCCGCCATCGCATTGTCCGCCACAGGCGCCGCCGCTTACGCGGAGGATACTGCGCCGATGCCGTCGAAGCTGTGGTTCCAGGTCGGCAACTACAACATCGGCATCGACGACAGCGTGGAGAAGCTCGACACGACGCCTTACATCGAGAACGGCGTGACGTTCGTGCCGTTCGCGGTCATCGCCGGCAAGTCCGGCGCCCGCATCAACTACAACGGCAAGAAGACGATCTACATGAAAAAGAGCAACAACAAGGATACGTACACGTTCACGATCGGCTCCGACAAATACGTGTTCAACGGCGAAGAAAAAACGCTGAACGCCAAGCTGACCGTCAAAAACGGCCGCGTCGTCGTCCCGCTTCGCGATATCGGAACGCTGTTGGGCTGGAAGGTCGCATCGTACGATAACGAGAAGAAAATCGTGCAGATGACGATGTAAATCGTAAATCCAATGAAACAGGAATACCGTTAAAGACGGGCACCCCTGCGGGTGCCTGTTTGTCATGGGCGCGAACCGTCATAAGATTGCTCCTGGTTGATTAGTTCTAACGGAATGGACGCCGCTCATAGGCTCAAACAAGCATCTTGCGTTTATTATTTACGGTGAGGGAAAGCGGGTGTCTGCATGACGACCGAAACGACAAGGCAAGCGCTTCGTTTGCTCCTTGAAGAGACAATGCGGCAAGCCGCGCAAAAGCAGGAAGCCGCGATCGCCGGCTTCATTCGGGCAGCGGCACTGCATCTGCAACTCTCCACGTGCGCGATTGCCGACGACGTCCACGTCAGCGCCGGAACGCCCCCGAGCGCCAAGCCGCTCGCGGACGCGGCGGCCGGCGCGGCTCAGATCGCCGTAAAGCTAGACGAGCTGCAGCGTCTCGCATGGGACATCGCAAACAGGCTCAGCGCCTCACGACCGCCTTCCTCGCTACGCCAGCCTTCCGCAGCGAGCGAAGCGGCTTTTTCGAACGTTCGATTTTCAAGCCCGGAAAAAGCGTCTCCGGCCTGGTTCGCCTCGCAAGACAAAAGAAAAAAGCTCCGCATTTCCTCGCGATCGAATGGCGGGCCGTCAAAATAAAAAAGTCTCATCCCGCGAACCGAATTCGCTTGGGACGAGACTTCTTTAAAATATTATTTGGCTGCAGCTTCCTCTTCTACCGGAGCGACGTAAGCCTTCTTCGCCACGAACGCGCCCTTCGCGTTGATCAAGCCTTCCCAATCGCCCTTGATCGCATGCGCCAGTCCGTCCTTGAACGAATCCGCCTGATCGAACGTCGGCTCGATGACGACCGCGCCTTTTTTGTCGATATAGCCGTACTTGCCGTCCTGCTCGAACGCCGCCAGGCCTTCGCTGAAGTCGCCGACGTCGTCATAGTCCGTCTCGAAAACCGTCTTGCCGGTCTTGTCGATGAATTGAACGACGCCGTCCTTAACGACCGCGGCAAGTCCGTTGCTGAAGGAGTAGCCCTCCTCGTACTGCGCCGGGATCGCCCACTCGCCTTTCGCGTTCAGGTAGCCGAACACGCCGGTCGATTGCTCGACGCCGTCGGCTTCGGTGCTTACAAGCGTCGATACGAGCGCCAGGCCTTCCTTGAAGTCGGACACGGACTGATACTTCGCAGGAATGACCAGCTTGCCGGTCTTGTCGATAAAGCCGTAGTTGCCGTCGATCTGCACGGCCGCGAGACCGCCGCTGAAGTAGAAGGCGTCTTCGTACTGCGCGGGAATGACGAGCTTGCCCGTCGTGTCGATGTAGCCGAAGCTCTCGCCGCTGCGTACCGCCGCCAATCCTTCGGAGAAGTCGAACAGTTCGTCGTAAGCCGGGCTCAGCACGACTTTGCCGGACTTGTCGATGTAGTTCTGCGTGCCGTCCTTCGACGTTACGAGCGCCAGTCCGTCGGAGAAGTCGTACGCGCTGCTGTATTGCACCGGAATCGCGATCTTGCCGCCGCGATCCTCGTAGCCGAACGCGTCGCCCTGCTGCAGCAGCGACAGTCCGCCGCTGAACGCGCTCGCCGTGCCGTACGTCGCGCCGATGACGGACTCTCCGTAGACGTTGACGAACGAGGTGTAGCCTTCCTTGGTGAACGGATGCAGTCGCGTATTCACCTCATAGGCGCCGGCCGCAGCGTTCCACGAGAGCGAAGCGCCCAGCGATTCGGCAACGAAGCGCAGCGGCACGTATGGCACGCCTCCGATGAGGACGGGAGCCGCGACGATCGCGCTCTTTACGCCGTTCACCTTGGCGGTTTTCGATTCGGGCTGAAGAATGATCAGGCGGTTGCCTTTTTTGATCGAGATCGTGTTCGTCTTGGCATCGTACTTGCCGGCTGCGCCCAGCGCGGCAGAGACGCCTGCGAGCGGTCCGTACGTCGCGCCGTTTTTCGTGACGGGCGCCCAGAGGGATTGCTGGCTCGTGCCGTCCACCGACACATAAGGCTTCGCGGCAGGCGCCGCGTAGGCGCCCGGAGCTGCGGCGAAGGCGAGCGCTTGCGCGCCGATGGCGACGGCGAGCGCGGTTTTGGCGATACGTTGTTGGATGCTGCGGCTATGGAACATCTCGGTTACCCCTTCATATTGGAAGATGACTGCTGGTCGAGCGTGAACGCTGTCGCGCCGGCTTATTTTTTCAGATAGATCTGGTCGAACGTGCCGCCGTCTGCGAAGTGCGTCTTCTGCGCCTTATCCCAGCCGCCGAAGTCCTTGATCGTGACCAGGTTGAGCTTTGGAAATTGCTTCGAATACTCGAGCGCGACCTTCGGGTTGATCGGGCGATAGAAGTTGCGTGCCGCGACGCGCTGGCCTTCCTCCGTATACAGGTAGTCCAGGTAGGCGGTAGCGACTTGGCGCGTATCGTGCTTTTGCACGTTTTTCGTGACGACGGCTACGGTCGGCTCGGCGAGAATGCTGAGCGACGGCGTGACGATCTCGAACTTGTCGCCATACTCCTTTTTCGCGAGATAAGCTTCGTTCTCCCAGGCGAGCAGCACATCGCCGATGCCCTTCTCTACAAACGTCGTCGTGGAGCCGCGGGCGCCGGTATCGAGAACGGGAACGTGCGTGAAAAGCTCCTTGACGAACGCCTTGGCCTTGTCGTCGCTGTTGTTGTTATGCTTCAGCGCGTAGGCCCAGGCCGCCAGGTAATTCCAGCGAGCGCCGCCGGACGTCTTCGGATTCGGCGTGATGACCTTGACGTCGTTCTTCACGAGATCGTCCCAGTCCTTGATGCCCTTCGGATTCCCCTTGCGCACGAGGAAGACGATCGTCGACTTGTACGGCGCGCTGTTGTTGGCCAGACGGCTTTGCCAGCCTTTGCTGATCAGGCCCTTCTGTTCGATCGCCGTGACGTCGTACTCCAGCGCCAGCGTGACGACATCGGCTTCGAGGCCGTCGATGACGGAGCGGGCCTGCGCGCCGGAGCCGCCGTGGGATTGCTTGACGGTAACGGTCTGGCCGGTTTTCTTTTTCCAATACTTCGCGAATACCGCGTTGTAATCCACATACAGCTCCCGCGTCGGATCGTAGGATACGTTCAGCAGCGTGATGCTTTTCTTTTCGTTTTTCTTCGATACGACTGCGAACGCACTGGAAGTCGTCAGCGCGAACGCCAGAATTACGAACATGGCGATTTGCAAACTTCTCTTCATCTTTGCATTCTCCCTTTGTCCCCATTTGGTTGTTTTCGGAAAACAAAGAGGCCGCGATCCGCTTCTCCGCACGCAGAAGATGAGCGACGCGAATGTGCGTCCGTTCGTCCTCAGTACCCTTCGATCGGCCATACAGCGGCGTGAATGGCCTGCCTGGCACCGTATCGAAGGGCGCAGCCTGACGCCCGTTGGGCGCTGATGGTCTGCGGCGGAGAAATGCATATCGGGCCTCCGGTCGTCCGGTAGGTGAATCCATTTCTTGGATCGATCATACATCCCATTATTCCAACCTGTCAACTAGGTTTTATAAACTTTATTTTACATTTCTCTATTGACACTTTTCAGCTGAAATTGCTACAATCGCTCCGTTAAACCTATTTTTCCAATTGGAATTAACTTCAGGGCTTGAAGGGGCGTCATATCAATGATTAAAAGAAAAAGAAGACTTCCTGTTCTTTCGGCCGCAATGCTAATTACGTCCGCATTCGCCTTGTCCGCTTGCGCCTCCGGCGACGGCAAGCCGATGGACGCCGCTGCGGACGCATCGCCGACCGCCAGCTCGGACTACAGCAAGGCGCTTACGCTAAACGGCGTATCGCCGGACGGAACGGAGTCGCTGTTCGCCGCGTTAAACGATGCATTTTCCGCCGACTGGAAGGTTAAAACCGGGCAAGACGCCTCCGTCAAGCAGACGACGGGACCTTCCTCCGCAGAGAAGGACGCCGTAAACGGCGGCACGCTAAAGGCCGACTTCGCGGTGCTGGGCATCGGCACCGATATCGACGCGATCCAGGCAGCGGGCCTCGTCGAGGAGGGCTGGCAGCAGCGGTACGACTACAACAGCTCCCCCTTCTACACGACAGTGGCATTCGCCGTCCGCACCGGCAACCCGAAAGGCATCAAGACGTGGGACGACATCGCGGCACCGGGCTTGAAGCTCGTGGCTGCAAACCCGAAGACATATAGCGATGCCCGGTGGACCTACA from the Cohnella hashimotonis genome contains:
- a CDS encoding DEAD/DEAH box helicase, coding for MIYHPSLQQIKLLCGQTAYERGMKLDKAGKAMAADEQKDERRYDAYVWGAEGRRTVRIDLGDSGIVDARCDCSAAHSQYYCEHIAATLIHLHEERAPEPEERPFPAMPAAKREALIPTRDLLFTKGLISLFDGPAGAAEANEDNGTEAGEIVPLDVEFICKAVTENTRSPLLAIEMKVGPRRLYVVPKLKEFLERIELGQSCVFAKHFVYDPAVHVFKPEDREIVDKLIVVARSEAAYRDAFRAAPGGTAFAMDRLLILPPLAWEDLLPLFARANVRFEYGMRTADVVTVTEEPLPLVFELDSAEDLEGYRLDIRGLEKLVILENYGCVLAEGTLHRTGDATIRRLEELKRMFAYKPAKQALIAPAQMESFLDRVVPSLKRIGRVDIAQPIADRIVSPPLAARLDLDWLNGRLLARLTYRYGDKEINALQADSPLRRDAIDNDAILVRDVDTEHRIMALIERASFKYNGSELYLEEEDLIYRFQYRLLPELERLVEVSATAPLRRLIQDLPPAPRMTIDYDAHASWLEVRFDVEGIDDDEIRDILRNLVEKKPYYRLSGGGLLSLEDASYAEISRLMDEMGIRKSEIKGARLDLAAVRGLPLMDADVRGGSVRLTRALRELLDNMRNPDSLDFPIPDSLTATLRDYQKFGYQWMRTLAHYRFGGVLADDMGLGKTLQGIAFIASVVEEIRASGRPALIVSPASLIFNWKHELSRFAPGLRVRMAAGDKQERLGTLSGMEDADVVITSYPLLRRDMELYGELKFYCLFLDEAQAIKNHATQTAQAVGRIQAGIRFALTGTPIENSLDELWSLYDAVFPDLFGSRREFASLSRELVAKRVRPFLLRRMKRDVLKELPDKIETLQHSELTDDQKKLYVAYLSKLQTETLQQLEHEGFQKSRMRILAGLTRLRQLCCHPALFVEGYDGSSGKLDQLLEIVGDALDAGKRILLFSQFTSMLAIIREELSLRSLPCFYLDGQTPAAERVELCRRFNEGENDIFLISLRAGGTGLNLTGADTVILYDLWWNPAVEQQAADRAHRIGQKNVVQVIKLVAEGTIEEKMVELQQRKRDLIAEVIQPGEESLSAMTEDEIRELLNI
- a CDS encoding copper amine oxidase N-terminal domain-containing protein gives rise to the protein MKQPMKKTAALLLGAAIALSATGAAAYAEDTAPMPSKLWFQVGNYNIGIDDSVEKLDTTPYIENGVTFVPFAVIAGKSGARINYNGKKTIYMKKSNNKDTYTFTIGSDKYVFNGEEKTLNAKLTVKNGRVVVPLRDIGTLLGWKVASYDNEKKIVQMTM
- a CDS encoding WG repeat-containing protein, whose protein sequence is MFHSRSIQQRIAKTALAVAIGAQALAFAAAPGAYAAPAAKPYVSVDGTSQQSLWAPVTKNGATYGPLAGVSAALGAAGKYDAKTNTISIKKGNRLIILQPESKTAKVNGVKSAIVAAPVLIGGVPYVPLRFVAESLGASLSWNAAAGAYEVNTRLHPFTKEGYTSFVNVYGESVIGATYGTASAFSGGLSLLQQGDAFGYEDRGGKIAIPVQYSSAYDFSDGLALVTSKDGTQNYIDKSGKVVLSPAYDELFDFSEGLAAVRSGESFGYIDTTGKLVIPAQYEDAFYFSGGLAAVQIDGNYGFIDKTGKLVIPAKYQSVSDFKEGLALVSTLVSTEADGVEQSTGVFGYLNAKGEWAIPAQYEEGYSFSNGLAAVVKDGVVQFIDKTGKTVFETDYDDVGDFSEGLAAFEQDGKYGYIDKKGAVVIEPTFDQADSFKDGLAHAIKGDWEGLINAKGAFVAKKAYVAPVEEEAAAK
- a CDS encoding sulfate ABC transporter substrate-binding protein, producing the protein MKRSLQIAMFVILAFALTTSSAFAVVSKKNEKKSITLLNVSYDPTRELYVDYNAVFAKYWKKKTGQTVTVKQSHGGSGAQARSVIDGLEADVVTLALEYDVTAIEQKGLISKGWQSRLANNSAPYKSTIVFLVRKGNPKGIKDWDDLVKNDVKVITPNPKTSGGARWNYLAAWAYALKHNNNSDDKAKAFVKELFTHVPVLDTGARGSTTTFVEKGIGDVLLAWENEAYLAKKEYGDKFEIVTPSLSILAEPTVAVVTKNVQKHDTRQVATAYLDYLYTEEGQRVAARNFYRPINPKVALEYSKQFPKLNLVTIKDFGGWDKAQKTHFADGGTFDQIYLKK
- a CDS encoding sulfate ABC transporter substrate-binding protein, translated to MIKRKRRLPVLSAAMLITSAFALSACASGDGKPMDAAADASPTASSDYSKALTLNGVSPDGTESLFAALNDAFSADWKVKTGQDASVKQTTGPSSAEKDAVNGGTLKADFAVLGIGTDIDAIQAAGLVEEGWQQRYDYNSSPFYTTVAFAVRTGNPKGIKTWDDIAAPGLKLVAANPKTYSDARWTYTGAWAYAFDQAGDEEAAKSFVKNVYVNAGALDTDETAAQARFLGGEGDVWLTTEARALALAAGEAKGKIDVVVPPVTLAVEPIVSVVDKNATEAGTREAANGYADFLFTEPAQQIAAEHYYRPRFASIAEQFASQFPETTVLTVDDNLTGWEDLNSAQFASGGLFEQLTGK